The following coding sequences lie in one Porphyromonas asaccharolytica DSM 20707 genomic window:
- a CDS encoding IS3 family transposase — MRQLESAKERDQKLSITYLCQLLEVSRKGYYKHTFTEQDEDVKVASVLHYCQYVRGQLPKAGVDTIQQCANEYFKGTFQVGRDWLYKVLGANDMLLRSRKRKRPPQTTKGVVNHGFQDHLNTTPKYIATDHCRLTVSDITYVKCLGGFAYLSLTMDAYSRIITGFDLQPTLSTEGPYNALRQTVDFYQKHGFDLKGLIFHSDRGCQYVSKQMTDYEASLGIVTSVTQTGNPLHNAMAERLNGIIKNDWLYNFEDKPIDQVREILSQTIALYNTARPHRAINKKTPMQMLIPDYPNPLTSQPSKNQIAKNNSPKALSLKSPSSCRLTPHKDLSLCTSAVKTTTSRVPQQEQN, encoded by the coding sequence GTGAGACAGCTTGAGTCCGCCAAAGAGAGAGATCAAAAGCTCTCCATAACCTACCTTTGTCAGCTGTTAGAAGTCAGCCGCAAAGGCTACTACAAGCACACCTTCACCGAGCAAGACGAAGATGTCAAAGTAGCTTCCGTCCTACACTATTGCCAGTATGTGCGCGGTCAGCTCCCCAAAGCAGGCGTAGACACCATCCAGCAGTGTGCCAACGAATACTTCAAAGGGACCTTTCAAGTAGGTCGAGACTGGCTGTACAAAGTCTTAGGAGCCAACGATATGCTACTAAGAAGTCGCAAGCGCAAGCGTCCACCCCAGACGACCAAGGGAGTGGTCAATCACGGCTTCCAAGACCACCTGAACACCACCCCTAAGTACATAGCCACCGACCATTGCCGGCTCACCGTCTCAGACATAACCTACGTCAAATGTTTAGGGGGCTTCGCATATCTCTCCCTGACGATGGACGCTTATAGCCGCATCATCACCGGCTTTGACCTGCAGCCCACGCTCTCCACAGAGGGTCCCTACAACGCACTAAGACAGACCGTTGACTTCTATCAGAAGCATGGCTTTGACCTCAAAGGGCTCATCTTCCATAGCGACCGAGGCTGTCAATATGTCTCCAAGCAGATGACCGACTACGAGGCCAGCCTAGGCATCGTAACCAGCGTCACCCAGACCGGCAACCCCCTTCACAACGCTATGGCTGAGCGACTTAACGGAATCATCAAGAACGACTGGCTCTACAACTTCGAGGATAAGCCCATAGATCAAGTTCGAGAGATCCTCTCTCAAACGATTGCTCTCTATAACACAGCGCGACCTCATCGAGCCATCAACAAGAAGACTCCGATGCAGATGCTCATACCAGATTACCCCAACCCTCTAACATCACAACCCTCTAAGAACCAGATAGCTAAGAACAATTCTCCCAAAGCTCTGAGCCTCAAATCTCCGAGCTCATGCCGCTTAACTCCACACAAAGACCTATCTTTGTGTACCTCCGCAGTAAAAACGACCACAAGTCGTGTACCCCAGCAGGAGCAAAACTAA
- a CDS encoding DUF2149 domain-containing protein — MRRRSKRRTLRHDDTDPSSLVSNLFDVAMVFAVALMVALVTKFSMTEMLTQEDFTIIKNPGKDNMEIISKKGSTIERYTPTDSEDASNQRRGKRVGIAYELENGEVIYIPEE, encoded by the coding sequence ATGAGACGAAGAAGTAAGCGACGCACCCTGCGCCACGACGACACCGATCCATCATCGCTCGTGAGCAACCTCTTTGACGTGGCGATGGTCTTTGCCGTGGCACTCATGGTGGCCCTAGTGACGAAGTTTAGCATGACCGAGATGCTCACGCAGGAGGACTTTACCATCATCAAGAACCCCGGCAAGGACAATATGGAGATCATCTCCAAGAAAGGCTCCACCATCGAGCGGTACACCCCGACAGACAGCGAGGATGCCTCCAATCAGCGCCGCGGCAAGCGCGTCGGCATCGCCTACGAGCTAGAGAATGGCGAGGTCATCTATATCCCCGAGGAGTAA
- a CDS encoding DedA family protein, with translation MLEQLTLWFFEHLNYWTVFLLMAIESSFIPFPSEVVVPPAAFLAATDGQMSIVGVLFFATCGAIVGALINYYLAMWLGRPIVYRFAGSKVGHMLLLSPEKLDRANDYFVRKGAVSTFVGRLVPGIRQLISIPAGLARMPLGAFVGYTALGAGVWNGILTLIGVLLSRVPGIETKEQVVAKASEYSHIIGYSILAIVVLLLTIYIVKQVQRKRRRNLIID, from the coding sequence ATGCTGGAGCAACTGACACTTTGGTTCTTCGAACACCTGAACTACTGGACGGTCTTCCTCTTGATGGCCATCGAGAGTTCGTTTATCCCCTTTCCTAGTGAGGTGGTCGTGCCACCCGCAGCCTTCCTAGCCGCCACGGATGGGCAGATGAGCATCGTGGGTGTGCTCTTCTTTGCCACTTGTGGAGCGATCGTGGGGGCGCTCATCAACTATTACTTAGCTATGTGGCTGGGGCGTCCTATCGTCTACCGTTTTGCCGGCAGTAAGGTAGGGCATATGCTCCTGCTGAGTCCCGAGAAGCTCGATCGTGCCAACGACTACTTCGTTCGCAAGGGAGCTGTCTCCACTTTCGTAGGTCGTCTGGTGCCTGGCATCCGTCAGCTCATCTCTATTCCCGCTGGTTTAGCCCGTATGCCGCTAGGTGCTTTTGTGGGTTATACAGCTCTGGGGGCTGGTGTGTGGAATGGTATCCTCACGCTCATCGGCGTGCTCCTCTCACGTGTCCCAGGCATCGAAACTAAGGAGCAGGTGGTCGCTAAGGCGAGCGAGTACAGCCACATCATCGGCTACTCCATACTAGCCATCGTGGTTCTGTTGCTGACGATCTACATCGTCAAGCAGGTCCAGCGTAAGCGTCGCCGCAATCTGATCATAGACTAA
- a CDS encoding cobaltochelatase subunit CobN, which translates to MTFSKKHLYYIGAPLLLGIIILCAYLLWPKPVRVALVNMPDFVASRMAEAADKKNVRLTAVTELSELKNYDAMIAFGMGLKWTDEDRALIKQLGEEKGLKYLAYMTTTPENNISNLNSLQQETLVSYLANGGTSNYRSGFNYIRKEVLGKSLRTGTIEEPIEYGYDLLFTDEDPDLAFDSVESFQKFYNEHGYKEGAPRIALFTGIAGPFGSSRDYLDELIGALEESGFNVYPISAMTRRLEFLSEIKPQAVIYFAHGRFGGDPAIAWLKEHNVPIFSPLIVSEEYSDWLQDKQGMWGGYLSQTVVTPEIDGTIHPFALVTLRENKQGFKEFHTIPERLPDFCSLLHRYVKLQTMSNADKRIALFYFKGPGQNSLVAQGIEVVPSLYNVLKYLQSQGYDLTGLPDTEEAFAKDLMSRGALYNNYAEGNKQLMLRSNYPAFVSTQELTQWIDDTFPPALKDSIETRYGAIPGHDLVLERDGVEGIAVTRLTYGKVALLPQPGSGSGELDFKMVHGSTSVPAYPYIASYLWARNGWQADVLMHFGTHGSLEFIPGKQVALSNYDYTDRLVRDLPHIYYYTTANVGECMIAKRRSYGQAVSYLAPPFIDTQLDKEMQPLRDLTDRYLASEKDDDALSKRIKKMTVAQGFHRDLKLDSTMSKPYTRDEIELVASFIDELANAKIVGGMYTTGVPFSSEKIRSSVRLLSVDPIAYALAQIDKSRGRITDAQIKDDVYFNARYLRPADHFVARVQDREIASGEVDALLQSLGVSGTELARVDQFLKAQQEESAQSGMMGGMPAGMMGGNKAKAKPQGKPSGHPGGMPKGMMGGSMPPHSKPASAETKQDPKLVLLAEGVSLLRRSVAQIPYYRRMLATSPQLELASLANALNGGYTAPSPGGDFIASPSVLPTGRNLYAIDPEMTPTAKAWEDGQQLADALLADYRSRHNDSIPRKVSFTLWSSSFIESEGTTIAEIMALLGVEPVRDRRGKVIDVRVIPIKELGRPRVDVVIQTSGQLRDIAASRLFLLQKAMDLVAETKDGNTPNQIALGRVEAERVLLEHGVPPEQARKLSGKRIFGGLNGAYGTGIQEMVESGDRWEKESEIAEVYMNNMGAIYGDEELWGDTAKGIFEAALQNTDAVVQPRQSNTWGALSLDHVYEFMGGLTLSVRHVTGKDPEGYFTDLRNRRRVKTQEIKQAIGIEARTTILNPTYVREQLKEGAGAADAIDETIRNTYAWNVMKPSAIDKELWDALYDMYVVDKHQLGTVDFFERNNPAALQDLTASMMETIRKGYWQATAEQKHTIAQLHAESLSKAGAGCSGMVCDNAKLRKMIQEQLPPEQQQEYTAALDKALKVTSQSDQKQQVLSKDSDKDQGKKQSSGSASTTDSEQLYTTEVVIIGGVILVLILVLSILYSRRKKRTK; encoded by the coding sequence ATGACTTTCTCTAAGAAGCATCTATATTACATCGGTGCCCCGCTACTGCTGGGCATCATCATCCTCTGCGCCTATCTCTTGTGGCCTAAGCCTGTGCGGGTGGCTCTGGTCAATATGCCAGACTTCGTCGCCTCTCGTATGGCGGAGGCTGCCGACAAGAAAAATGTGCGTCTCACAGCCGTCACGGAGCTCTCGGAGCTGAAAAACTACGACGCCATGATCGCCTTCGGCATGGGGCTCAAGTGGACCGACGAGGACCGCGCGCTGATCAAGCAGCTAGGCGAAGAGAAGGGGCTGAAGTACCTCGCCTACATGACCACGACGCCAGAGAATAATATCTCTAACCTAAACTCGCTACAGCAGGAGACGCTGGTGTCTTATCTGGCCAATGGCGGTACGAGCAACTACCGCTCAGGCTTTAACTACATCCGTAAGGAAGTCCTCGGCAAGTCGCTCCGCACGGGGACTATCGAGGAGCCGATAGAGTACGGCTACGACCTGCTCTTTACGGACGAAGACCCCGACCTCGCCTTCGACAGCGTCGAGAGCTTTCAGAAGTTCTACAACGAGCATGGCTACAAGGAGGGAGCTCCTCGCATTGCGCTCTTTACGGGCATCGCAGGCCCCTTCGGATCGAGCCGAGATTACTTAGACGAGTTGATCGGAGCGCTGGAGGAGTCAGGCTTTAACGTCTACCCCATCAGTGCGATGACACGCCGACTGGAGTTCCTCTCGGAGATCAAGCCACAGGCGGTCATCTACTTCGCCCACGGACGCTTCGGCGGCGACCCCGCCATCGCTTGGCTCAAGGAGCACAACGTACCGATCTTCTCTCCGCTCATCGTGTCGGAGGAGTATAGCGACTGGCTACAAGACAAGCAAGGCATGTGGGGCGGCTACCTCAGCCAGACTGTTGTAACGCCTGAGATAGATGGTACAATCCATCCCTTTGCGCTGGTGACACTGCGGGAGAACAAGCAGGGCTTTAAGGAGTTTCACACGATCCCCGAGCGTCTGCCCGACTTCTGTTCACTACTCCACCGCTATGTCAAGCTACAGACGATGAGCAACGCGGACAAGCGGATAGCACTCTTCTACTTCAAGGGCCCTGGGCAAAACAGTCTCGTGGCGCAAGGCATCGAGGTAGTGCCATCGCTCTACAATGTCCTGAAGTATCTACAGAGCCAAGGCTACGACCTGACCGGCTTGCCCGACACTGAGGAAGCTTTTGCCAAAGATCTGATGTCTCGTGGCGCACTCTACAACAACTATGCGGAGGGCAACAAGCAACTGATGCTACGTAGCAACTACCCCGCCTTTGTCTCAACGCAAGAGCTGACGCAGTGGATCGACGACACCTTCCCCCCAGCACTCAAGGACAGCATAGAGACTCGCTACGGCGCAATCCCTGGGCACGACCTTGTCTTAGAGCGTGACGGCGTCGAGGGCATTGCCGTGACCCGACTCACTTATGGTAAGGTAGCACTCCTACCTCAACCTGGTTCTGGTAGCGGAGAGCTAGACTTCAAGATGGTACACGGCTCTACCTCCGTACCCGCTTACCCATACATAGCCAGCTATCTGTGGGCTCGTAACGGCTGGCAGGCTGACGTCTTGATGCACTTCGGCACCCACGGCAGTCTGGAGTTTATCCCCGGCAAGCAGGTAGCTCTGAGCAACTACGACTACACCGACAGACTCGTGCGTGACCTGCCACACATCTATTACTATACGACAGCAAACGTTGGCGAGTGTATGATCGCCAAGCGTCGCTCCTACGGTCAAGCGGTCTCTTACTTAGCTCCGCCCTTTATCGATACGCAACTAGACAAAGAGATGCAACCGCTGCGCGACTTGACCGATCGCTACCTAGCTTCGGAAAAGGATGACGACGCGCTCTCCAAGCGTATCAAAAAGATGACCGTCGCCCAGGGCTTCCACAGAGACCTCAAGCTAGACTCTACGATGAGCAAGCCCTACACGAGAGACGAGATAGAGCTAGTCGCCAGCTTCATTGACGAGCTAGCCAATGCTAAGATCGTAGGCGGTATGTACACGACGGGTGTCCCCTTCAGCTCAGAGAAGATCCGCTCTAGTGTCCGCCTCCTCTCGGTCGACCCGATAGCCTATGCACTGGCTCAGATAGACAAGTCTCGCGGACGGATCACCGATGCTCAGATCAAGGACGATGTCTACTTCAACGCTCGCTACCTCCGTCCTGCCGACCACTTCGTGGCTCGTGTTCAGGATCGGGAGATTGCTTCGGGAGAGGTCGATGCGCTCCTTCAGTCGCTAGGCGTCAGTGGCACCGAGCTGGCTCGTGTCGATCAGTTCCTCAAGGCGCAACAAGAGGAGAGCGCACAATCCGGTATGATGGGCGGAATGCCTGCCGGCATGATGGGTGGCAACAAGGCAAAAGCTAAACCACAGGGCAAGCCTAGCGGTCACCCAGGCGGTATGCCCAAGGGAATGATGGGTGGCAGTATGCCTCCTCACAGCAAGCCCGCCAGTGCCGAGACGAAGCAAGATCCCAAGCTAGTGCTCCTCGCCGAGGGTGTCAGCCTGTTGCGTCGCTCCGTAGCTCAGATACCATATTATAGGCGTATGCTGGCCACTTCGCCACAGCTCGAGCTCGCTTCTCTAGCCAATGCGCTCAATGGAGGCTACACGGCACCTTCGCCAGGCGGAGACTTCATCGCTAGCCCCTCCGTACTACCCACCGGACGCAACCTATACGCCATCGATCCCGAGATGACGCCCACAGCAAAGGCATGGGAAGACGGACAGCAACTAGCCGATGCGCTCCTAGCCGACTACCGCTCTCGTCACAACGACTCGATACCGCGCAAGGTGAGCTTCACGCTCTGGAGCAGCAGCTTCATCGAGAGCGAGGGCACGACCATTGCAGAGATCATGGCACTCCTCGGTGTCGAGCCCGTACGTGACCGCCGTGGCAAGGTGATCGATGTGCGTGTCATCCCCATCAAGGAGCTCGGCAGACCCCGTGTGGATGTGGTCATACAGACCTCCGGCCAACTCCGAGACATCGCAGCCTCTCGACTCTTCCTCTTGCAAAAGGCTATGGACCTCGTCGCAGAGACCAAGGATGGCAACACGCCTAACCAGATAGCCCTCGGACGTGTCGAGGCAGAGCGTGTGCTCCTAGAGCATGGCGTACCCCCCGAGCAGGCTCGTAAGCTCAGCGGTAAGCGCATCTTCGGTGGTCTTAATGGTGCCTACGGTACTGGCATTCAAGAGATGGTCGAGAGCGGTGACCGCTGGGAGAAAGAGAGCGAGATTGCCGAGGTTTACATGAACAATATGGGCGCCATCTATGGCGACGAAGAGCTCTGGGGCGATACTGCCAAAGGAATCTTTGAGGCAGCACTGCAAAACACAGACGCCGTCGTCCAGCCTCGTCAGAGCAATACGTGGGGCGCGCTAAGCTTGGATCACGTCTATGAGTTTATGGGCGGGCTCACCCTCTCCGTGCGTCACGTTACGGGCAAGGACCCCGAGGGCTACTTCACCGATCTGCGCAACCGTCGTCGTGTCAAGACGCAGGAGATCAAGCAGGCTATCGGCATAGAAGCTCGCACCACCATCCTTAACCCCACCTATGTGCGTGAGCAGCTCAAAGAGGGCGCTGGAGCAGCAGACGCTATCGACGAGACCATCCGCAACACCTATGCGTGGAACGTTATGAAGCCCTCTGCCATCGACAAGGAGCTTTGGGATGCTCTCTACGATATGTATGTCGTGGACAAGCATCAGCTCGGCACGGTCGACTTCTTCGAGCGAAACAACCCCGCAGCCCTGCAAGACCTCACCGCCTCCATGATGGAGACCATTCGCAAGGGCTACTGGCAGGCGACTGCTGAGCAAAAGCACACCATCGCTCAGCTCCATGCCGAGAGCTTGTCAAAGGCTGGTGCGGGCTGTAGCGGTATGGTCTGTGACAATGCTAAGCTACGTAAGATGATCCAGGAGCAGCTCCCCCCCGAGCAGCAACAAGAGTACACCGCCGCCCTAGACAAGGCGCTCAAGGTGACCTCTCAGTCTGATCAAAAGCAGCAAGTACTCTCGAAGGACTCAGACAAGGACCAAGGCAAGAAGCAGTCCTCTGGCTCCGCCTCTACAACGGATAGCGAGCAGCTCTACACGACCGAAGTGGTCATCATCGGAGGCGTCATACTCGTCCTCATACTGGTACTCTCCATCCTTTACAGCAGACGTAAGAAGCGTACGAAGTAA
- a CDS encoding helix-turn-helix domain-containing protein has product MKQEKSKLGRKGYPLDFKWRVIDDLLATGDSIATTSQRYGITTRTIRNWLRTFDVELPNQSTSSTMSKTNKNKDVDPEYAELKRENARLKAALFQAESKALVNKTLLEVVLNRYHIDLKKKTDLQP; this is encoded by the coding sequence ATGAAACAAGAAAAAAGTAAACTAGGACGAAAGGGATATCCCCTAGATTTCAAGTGGAGAGTCATTGACGACCTCCTAGCCACCGGTGACAGCATTGCCACCACCAGCCAGCGCTACGGCATTACCACACGCACCATTCGAAATTGGTTGCGTACCTTTGATGTAGAGTTACCCAACCAAAGCACCAGTAGCACTATGAGCAAGACAAACAAGAACAAAGACGTAGATCCAGAGTACGCAGAACTCAAGCGTGAAAACGCTCGTCTCAAAGCAGCCCTCTTCCAGGCTGAGAGCAAGGCATTAGTCAACAAGACACTACTCGAAGTGGTCTTGAATCGCTACCACATTGATCTAAAAAAAAAGACCGATTTGCAGCCGTGA
- a CDS encoding MotA/TolQ/ExbB proton channel family protein, translated as MKFISDTMFLLSNGLLIPVIIGLLLLFLLALLMLGGLIERAQRYKRLQQRYFSHQREDASALLGRLRQELGGESPETARLDLFEELLRSLLVAPAAERNLLIGEYELRLDKRLVYPQVLTKFGPILGLMGTLIPMGPALVGLSSGDMGTMAYNMQVAFATTVLGLFVSAIGYLTLQRLHRYHHQELIYIDYIDELLTQAEDETKK; from the coding sequence ATGAAATTCATTTCAGACACCATGTTTCTCCTCTCCAATGGTCTCCTCATACCGGTGATCATTGGGCTACTCCTACTCTTCCTCCTAGCCCTCCTCATGCTAGGCGGACTCATCGAGCGGGCACAGCGCTACAAGCGACTACAGCAGCGATACTTCTCCCATCAGCGTGAAGACGCCAGCGCACTACTCGGCAGACTGCGTCAAGAGCTGGGCGGTGAAAGTCCAGAGACAGCACGGCTAGACCTCTTTGAGGAGCTCCTGCGCTCCCTCCTCGTGGCTCCCGCGGCTGAGCGCAACCTACTCATTGGCGAGTATGAGCTACGCCTCGACAAGCGACTCGTCTACCCACAAGTCTTGACCAAGTTCGGTCCGATCCTCGGACTGATGGGTACCCTGATCCCAATGGGACCGGCACTCGTCGGGCTGAGCAGTGGCGATATGGGTACCATGGCGTACAATATGCAGGTCGCCTTTGCGACCACCGTGCTGGGGCTCTTCGTCTCTGCCATTGGCTACCTGACCTTGCAGAGACTTCACCGCTATCACCACCAAGAGCTCATCTACATCGACTACATCGACGAACTCCTAACCCAAGCTGAAGATGAGACGAAGAAGTAA
- a CDS encoding glutamine--tRNA ligase/YqeY domain fusion protein — MNKTPLEDAACNGAESTGLNFIEQVVVADIQSGKYDGRVQTRFPPEPNGYLHIGHAKAICIDFGIAQKYGGVCNLRFDDTNPIKEDVEYVDAIREDIHWLGFEWGKECYASDYFPQLYAFAERLIMTGHAYVDEQSAEEIAQQKGTPTTPGINSPYRDRPAEESLDLFHRMNAGEFPEGAMTLRAKIDMASDDMHFRDPIIYRIIKRPHHRTGTEWQVYPMYDFAHGQSDYFEGVTHSICTLEFVPHRPLYNYLVELLMPEGTTYRPYQFEFNRLNLTYTMMSKRKLLSLVQQGLVTGWDDPRMPTLCGLRRRGYTPQSIRDFVSMIGYTRYEGTIDLSLLEHAVRNDLNKHAARVSAVLDPVKLILTNLPEGHDEELEMVNNPEDLSEGTHIQHLTRELWIDRSDFMEEASKKYYRLSPGGRDVRLRGGYIIKCTGCEKDAEGNVTAVLAEVYLDSKTGMEGSNRKVKATIHWVSTAYALDAEVRLYDRLFLEEDPSGVPAEELKDHLNPDSLIVQHAFVEECLRDAQVGDHLQFQRVGYFTVDPDSCPDALVFNRTVSLKDRR; from the coding sequence ATGAACAAGACTCCACTAGAGGATGCTGCATGCAATGGCGCAGAAAGCACGGGACTAAACTTTATAGAGCAGGTTGTCGTAGCGGACATCCAGAGCGGTAAGTATGATGGACGTGTGCAGACACGCTTCCCTCCAGAGCCTAATGGCTATCTACACATAGGTCACGCCAAGGCTATCTGCATTGACTTTGGCATCGCACAGAAGTATGGAGGCGTGTGCAATCTACGCTTTGATGATACCAATCCGATCAAAGAGGATGTGGAGTACGTAGACGCTATCCGTGAGGACATACACTGGCTCGGCTTCGAGTGGGGTAAGGAGTGCTACGCTTCGGACTACTTCCCTCAGCTTTACGCCTTTGCTGAGCGTCTTATCATGACGGGACATGCATATGTCGACGAGCAGAGCGCTGAGGAGATTGCCCAGCAGAAGGGGACGCCCACGACCCCTGGTATCAATAGCCCTTATCGTGATCGTCCTGCTGAGGAGAGCTTGGATCTCTTCCATCGTATGAATGCGGGCGAATTCCCCGAGGGCGCTATGACGCTCCGGGCTAAGATCGATATGGCTTCGGACGACATGCACTTCCGCGACCCGATCATCTACCGCATCATCAAGCGTCCGCATCACCGCACCGGTACAGAGTGGCAGGTCTATCCTATGTACGACTTCGCGCATGGACAGAGCGACTACTTCGAGGGGGTGACTCACTCGATCTGTACCTTGGAGTTCGTACCGCATCGTCCGCTCTACAACTACCTTGTGGAGCTCTTGATGCCCGAGGGCACCACTTACAGACCGTATCAGTTTGAGTTCAATCGCCTCAACCTCACCTACACGATGATGAGCAAGCGTAAGCTCCTCAGTCTCGTGCAGCAGGGGCTAGTCACTGGCTGGGACGACCCGCGTATGCCGACCCTCTGTGGTCTGCGTCGTAGAGGCTACACGCCGCAGTCGATCCGTGACTTCGTCAGTATGATCGGCTACACCCGCTATGAGGGTACGATAGATCTCTCGCTCCTAGAGCATGCTGTGCGCAATGACCTGAACAAGCACGCAGCACGTGTCTCGGCTGTCCTAGATCCTGTCAAGCTCATCCTGACCAATCTCCCCGAGGGTCACGACGAAGAGCTAGAGATGGTCAATAACCCGGAAGATCTATCGGAGGGTACGCATATTCAGCACCTTACGCGTGAGCTATGGATCGATCGGAGCGACTTTATGGAGGAGGCTTCGAAGAAGTATTACCGCCTGAGCCCTGGTGGCAGAGATGTGCGCCTACGTGGTGGCTACATCATCAAGTGTACTGGTTGCGAAAAGGATGCCGAGGGCAACGTGACTGCCGTCCTTGCCGAAGTCTACCTCGACAGCAAGACAGGCATGGAGGGTAGCAATCGCAAGGTCAAGGCTACCATACACTGGGTCTCTACGGCATATGCGCTAGATGCTGAGGTACGTCTCTATGACCGGCTCTTCCTAGAGGAGGACCCCTCAGGTGTACCTGCCGAGGAGCTCAAGGATCACCTCAATCCCGACTCGCTCATCGTGCAGCACGCCTTTGTCGAGGAGTGCCTACGAGACGCTCAGGTGGGAGATCACTTGCAGTTCCAGAGAGTCGGCTACTTTACGGTCGATCCTGATAGCTGTCCTGATGCACTAGTCTTCAACCGAACCGTATCGCTCAAGGATCGTCGCTAG
- a CDS encoding NAD-dependent epimerase/dehydratase family protein gives MKNILIIGSTGQIGSELTMKLRREYQNGSVVAGYIAAMPPKGELLESGPAELADITDSAQLAAIVDKYKIDTIYNLAALLSATAEAKPQLAWHIGLGGLFNVLEIAREKGCAVFTPSSIGAFGNETPKDKTPQDTIQRPKTMYGVTKVAGELLSDYYHKRFGVDTRSVRFPGLISNVTLPGGGTTDYAVEIYYAAVKEGKFVCPIKEGTYMDMMYMPDALHAMVQLMEADPTRLVHRNSFNIASMSFEPSQIAAAVKRIIPDFEMTYDVDPLRQAIAESWPNSLDDSCARREWDWQPHYDLDTMSQDMIQVLRARYGK, from the coding sequence ATGAAGAATATATTGATCATTGGCTCGACCGGTCAGATAGGTTCCGAGCTGACAATGAAACTACGTCGTGAGTACCAGAATGGTTCAGTCGTAGCCGGTTACATCGCTGCAATGCCTCCCAAGGGCGAGCTCCTCGAGAGTGGTCCCGCAGAGCTTGCCGACATCACCGACTCAGCTCAGCTAGCAGCCATCGTCGACAAGTACAAGATCGATACCATCTATAACCTAGCAGCTCTCCTGAGCGCTACGGCAGAGGCCAAGCCTCAGCTTGCATGGCACATCGGACTAGGTGGACTCTTTAACGTCCTAGAGATAGCTCGTGAGAAGGGTTGTGCCGTCTTTACTCCCAGCTCTATCGGAGCCTTTGGCAATGAGACTCCTAAGGACAAGACCCCTCAGGACACGATACAGCGTCCTAAGACTATGTACGGTGTGACCAAGGTAGCTGGTGAGCTACTCAGCGACTACTACCACAAGCGCTTCGGTGTAGACACCCGCTCGGTACGCTTCCCAGGGCTTATCTCCAATGTGACGCTACCTGGCGGTGGTACTACGGACTATGCCGTAGAGATCTACTACGCAGCTGTCAAGGAGGGCAAGTTCGTCTGCCCCATCAAGGAGGGTACCTATATGGATATGATGTATATGCCAGACGCACTGCACGCTATGGTGCAGCTCATGGAGGCCGATCCTACGAGACTGGTACATCGCAACTCCTTCAACATTGCCTCGATGAGCTTCGAGCCTAGCCAGATCGCAGCCGCTGTCAAGCGCATCATCCCCGACTTCGAGATGACCTACGACGTCGATCCACTGCGCCAGGCTATCGCTGAGTCGTGGCCTAACTCGCTCGACGACAGTTGCGCTCGCCGTGAGTGGGACTGGCAGCCACACTACGACCTCGACACCATGAGTCAGGATATGATCCAGGTGCTACGTGCTCGCTACGGCAAGTAA